One window from the genome of Osmerus eperlanus chromosome 1, fOsmEpe2.1, whole genome shotgun sequence encodes:
- the tubb1 gene encoding tubulin beta-1 chain isoform X1, producing the protein MREIVHLQIGQCGNQIGSKFWEVISEEHGINATGNYEGDNVLQLERLNVYFNEAQGGKYVPRSLLIDLEPGTMDSVRGSRIGKLFRPDNFIHGNSGAGNNWAKGHYTEGAELVEQVMDRVRSESEGCDCLQGFQFVHSLGGGTGSGMGTLLINKIREEYPDRIMNTFSVMPSPKVSDTVVEPYNATLSVHQLIESTDETFCIDNEALYDICFRTLKLTTPTYGDLNHLVSLTMSGVTTSLRFPGQLNADLRKLAVNMVPFPRLHFFMPGFAPLTARGSQQYHALSVPELTQQMFDPRNMMTACDPRRGRYLTVAGMFRGAMSTKEVDEQMLAVQQKNSRYFVDWIPHNVKVAVCDIPPRGLKMAATFIGNNTAIQEIFRRIGEQFTLMFRRKAFLHWYTGEGMDEMEFTEAENNLNDLVAEYQQYQDATADLEQEEEEQEEEEEEEEEERPSSSIVTDQTRMETKTEMVTETSTETVTETSAETVTE; encoded by the exons ATGAGAGAGATCGTACATCTGCAGATCGGACAGTGTGGGAATCAAATCGGCTCCAAG ttttggGAGGTGATCAGTGAGGAACATGGGATCAACGCCACAGGAAACTACGAGGGCGACAACGTCCTCCAGCTGGAGCGCCTCAACGTTTACTTCAACGAGGCACAGG GGGGTAAGTATGTCCCCAGATCTCTGCTCATTGATCTGGAGCCTGGCACGATGGACAGTGTGAGGGGCAGCAGGATCGGAAAGCTCTTCAGGCCCGACAACTTCATCCACG gAAACTCTGGGGCAGGAAACAACTGGGCTAAGGGTCACTACACGGAGGGTGCAGAGCTGGTGGAGCAGGTGATGGACCGTGTCCGTAGCGAGAGCGAGGGCTGCGACTGTCTGCAGGGGTTCCAGTTCGTCCACTCCCTGGGCGGTGGCACCGGCTCAGGCATGGGCACCCTCCTCATCAACAAGATCAGAGAGGAGTACCCTGACCGCATCATGAACACATTCAGTGTCATGCCCTCCCCCAAG GTGTCAGACACGGTGGTGGAGCCCTACAACGCCACCCTCTCCGTGCACCAGCTCATTGAGAGCACGGACGAAACCTTCTGCATCGACAACGAGGCGCTCTACGACATCTGCTTCCGCACGCTCAAGCTGACCACGCCCACCTACGGCGACCTCAACCACCTGGTGTCCCTGACCATGAGTGGGGTCACTACCTCCCTCCGCTTCCCCGGCCAGCTCAACGCCGACCTCCGCAAGCTGGCCGTCAACATGGTGCCCTTCCCCCGCCTGCACTTCTTCATGCCGGGCTTCGCGCCGCTCACCGCCAGGGGGAGCCAGCAGTACCACGCCCTCAGCGTGCCCGAGCTCACCCAGCAGATGTTCGACCCCCGCAACATGATGACGGCCTGCGACCCCAGGAGGGGGCGCTACCTCACCGTGGCGGGGATGTTCCGCGGCGCCATGTCCACCAAAGAGGTAGACGAGCAGATGCTGGCCGTGCAGCAGAAGAACAGCAGGTACTTCGTGGACTGGATCCCACACAACGTCAAGGTGGCCGTGTGCGACATCCCTCCCCGGGGcctcaagatggccgccacctTCATCGGCAACAACACGGCCATTCAGGAGATTTTCCGCCGCATCGGGGAGCAGTTCACCCTCATGTTCCGCCGCAAGGCCTTCCTCCACTGGTACACGGGCGAGGGCATGGACGAGATGGAGTTCACGGAGGCTGAGAATAACCTCAACGACCTTGTGGCGGAATACCAGCAGTACCAGGACGCAACAGCCGActtggagcaggaggaggaggagcaggaggaggaggaggaggaggaggaggaggagagaccgtcATCTAGTATTGTGACAGATCAAACAAGAATGGAAACTAAGACTGAGATGGTGACAGAGACGAGCACTGAGACTGTGACGGAGACCAGTGCTGAGACTGTGACGGagtga
- the tubb1 gene encoding tubulin beta-1 chain isoform X2, with product MCISGVCLRCVFLSPGGKYVPRSLLIDLEPGTMDSVRGSRIGKLFRPDNFIHGNSGAGNNWAKGHYTEGAELVEQVMDRVRSESEGCDCLQGFQFVHSLGGGTGSGMGTLLINKIREEYPDRIMNTFSVMPSPKVSDTVVEPYNATLSVHQLIESTDETFCIDNEALYDICFRTLKLTTPTYGDLNHLVSLTMSGVTTSLRFPGQLNADLRKLAVNMVPFPRLHFFMPGFAPLTARGSQQYHALSVPELTQQMFDPRNMMTACDPRRGRYLTVAGMFRGAMSTKEVDEQMLAVQQKNSRYFVDWIPHNVKVAVCDIPPRGLKMAATFIGNNTAIQEIFRRIGEQFTLMFRRKAFLHWYTGEGMDEMEFTEAENNLNDLVAEYQQYQDATADLEQEEEEQEEEEEEEEEERPSSSIVTDQTRMETKTEMVTETSTETVTETSAETVTE from the exons ATGTGTATCTcaggtgtgtgtctcag gtgtgtgtttctgtccccAGGGGGTAAGTATGTCCCCAGATCTCTGCTCATTGATCTGGAGCCTGGCACGATGGACAGTGTGAGGGGCAGCAGGATCGGAAAGCTCTTCAGGCCCGACAACTTCATCCACG gAAACTCTGGGGCAGGAAACAACTGGGCTAAGGGTCACTACACGGAGGGTGCAGAGCTGGTGGAGCAGGTGATGGACCGTGTCCGTAGCGAGAGCGAGGGCTGCGACTGTCTGCAGGGGTTCCAGTTCGTCCACTCCCTGGGCGGTGGCACCGGCTCAGGCATGGGCACCCTCCTCATCAACAAGATCAGAGAGGAGTACCCTGACCGCATCATGAACACATTCAGTGTCATGCCCTCCCCCAAG GTGTCAGACACGGTGGTGGAGCCCTACAACGCCACCCTCTCCGTGCACCAGCTCATTGAGAGCACGGACGAAACCTTCTGCATCGACAACGAGGCGCTCTACGACATCTGCTTCCGCACGCTCAAGCTGACCACGCCCACCTACGGCGACCTCAACCACCTGGTGTCCCTGACCATGAGTGGGGTCACTACCTCCCTCCGCTTCCCCGGCCAGCTCAACGCCGACCTCCGCAAGCTGGCCGTCAACATGGTGCCCTTCCCCCGCCTGCACTTCTTCATGCCGGGCTTCGCGCCGCTCACCGCCAGGGGGAGCCAGCAGTACCACGCCCTCAGCGTGCCCGAGCTCACCCAGCAGATGTTCGACCCCCGCAACATGATGACGGCCTGCGACCCCAGGAGGGGGCGCTACCTCACCGTGGCGGGGATGTTCCGCGGCGCCATGTCCACCAAAGAGGTAGACGAGCAGATGCTGGCCGTGCAGCAGAAGAACAGCAGGTACTTCGTGGACTGGATCCCACACAACGTCAAGGTGGCCGTGTGCGACATCCCTCCCCGGGGcctcaagatggccgccacctTCATCGGCAACAACACGGCCATTCAGGAGATTTTCCGCCGCATCGGGGAGCAGTTCACCCTCATGTTCCGCCGCAAGGCCTTCCTCCACTGGTACACGGGCGAGGGCATGGACGAGATGGAGTTCACGGAGGCTGAGAATAACCTCAACGACCTTGTGGCGGAATACCAGCAGTACCAGGACGCAACAGCCGActtggagcaggaggaggaggagcaggaggaggaggaggaggaggaggaggaggagagaccgtcATCTAGTATTGTGACAGATCAAACAAGAATGGAAACTAAGACTGAGATGGTGACAGAGACGAGCACTGAGACTGTGACGGAGACCAGTGCTGAGACTGTGACGGagtga
- the tubb1 gene encoding tubulin beta-1 chain isoform X3 yields the protein MDSVRGSRIGKLFRPDNFIHGNSGAGNNWAKGHYTEGAELVEQVMDRVRSESEGCDCLQGFQFVHSLGGGTGSGMGTLLINKIREEYPDRIMNTFSVMPSPKVSDTVVEPYNATLSVHQLIESTDETFCIDNEALYDICFRTLKLTTPTYGDLNHLVSLTMSGVTTSLRFPGQLNADLRKLAVNMVPFPRLHFFMPGFAPLTARGSQQYHALSVPELTQQMFDPRNMMTACDPRRGRYLTVAGMFRGAMSTKEVDEQMLAVQQKNSRYFVDWIPHNVKVAVCDIPPRGLKMAATFIGNNTAIQEIFRRIGEQFTLMFRRKAFLHWYTGEGMDEMEFTEAENNLNDLVAEYQQYQDATADLEQEEEEQEEEEEEEEEERPSSSIVTDQTRMETKTEMVTETSTETVTETSAETVTE from the exons ATGGACAGTGTGAGGGGCAGCAGGATCGGAAAGCTCTTCAGGCCCGACAACTTCATCCACG gAAACTCTGGGGCAGGAAACAACTGGGCTAAGGGTCACTACACGGAGGGTGCAGAGCTGGTGGAGCAGGTGATGGACCGTGTCCGTAGCGAGAGCGAGGGCTGCGACTGTCTGCAGGGGTTCCAGTTCGTCCACTCCCTGGGCGGTGGCACCGGCTCAGGCATGGGCACCCTCCTCATCAACAAGATCAGAGAGGAGTACCCTGACCGCATCATGAACACATTCAGTGTCATGCCCTCCCCCAAG GTGTCAGACACGGTGGTGGAGCCCTACAACGCCACCCTCTCCGTGCACCAGCTCATTGAGAGCACGGACGAAACCTTCTGCATCGACAACGAGGCGCTCTACGACATCTGCTTCCGCACGCTCAAGCTGACCACGCCCACCTACGGCGACCTCAACCACCTGGTGTCCCTGACCATGAGTGGGGTCACTACCTCCCTCCGCTTCCCCGGCCAGCTCAACGCCGACCTCCGCAAGCTGGCCGTCAACATGGTGCCCTTCCCCCGCCTGCACTTCTTCATGCCGGGCTTCGCGCCGCTCACCGCCAGGGGGAGCCAGCAGTACCACGCCCTCAGCGTGCCCGAGCTCACCCAGCAGATGTTCGACCCCCGCAACATGATGACGGCCTGCGACCCCAGGAGGGGGCGCTACCTCACCGTGGCGGGGATGTTCCGCGGCGCCATGTCCACCAAAGAGGTAGACGAGCAGATGCTGGCCGTGCAGCAGAAGAACAGCAGGTACTTCGTGGACTGGATCCCACACAACGTCAAGGTGGCCGTGTGCGACATCCCTCCCCGGGGcctcaagatggccgccacctTCATCGGCAACAACACGGCCATTCAGGAGATTTTCCGCCGCATCGGGGAGCAGTTCACCCTCATGTTCCGCCGCAAGGCCTTCCTCCACTGGTACACGGGCGAGGGCATGGACGAGATGGAGTTCACGGAGGCTGAGAATAACCTCAACGACCTTGTGGCGGAATACCAGCAGTACCAGGACGCAACAGCCGActtggagcaggaggaggaggagcaggaggaggaggaggaggaggaggaggaggagagaccgtcATCTAGTATTGTGACAGATCAAACAAGAATGGAAACTAAGACTGAGATGGTGACAGAGACGAGCACTGAGACTGTGACGGAGACCAGTGCTGAGACTGTGACGGagtga
- the prelid3b gene encoding PRELI domain containing protein 3B, with product MKIWTSEHIFNHPWETVTKAAMQKYPNPMNPSVFGVDVLGRAVDSQGRLHSNRLLSAEWGLPSIVKSIIGNSRTCTFIQEHSVVDPREKTFELQSSNITFTNLVSVDEKLTYKPHPQDPDKTVLTQEAIISVKGVSLSSYLEGVMASSISSNAGKGREAMEWVIRRLNAEIEELAATARGTIRTPMAAAVTEK from the exons ATGAAGATCTGGACCTCAGAACATATTTTCAA CCACCCCTGGGAGACGGTAACCAAGGCGGCCATGCAGAAGTACCCCAACCCCATGAACCCCAGTGTGTTTGGGGTAGACGTGCTGGGCCGGGCAGTGGACAGCCAGGGCCGTCTCCATAGCAACCGCCTCCTCAGCGCAGAGTGGGGCCTTCCTTCCATCGTTAAGTCT ATCATCGGCAACTCGCGGACGTGCACCTTCATCCAGGAGCACTCGGTCGTGGACCCCAGAGAGAAGACATTTGAGCTGCAGTCCTCCAAC ATCACCTTCACTAACCTGGTATCAGTGGACGAGAAGCTGACATACAAACCACACCCTCAAGACCCAGACAA GACGGTTCTGACCCAGGAGGCCATCATCTCTGTGAAGGGGGTGAGTCTTAGCAGCTACCTGGAGGGGGTCATGGCCAGCAGCATCTCTAGCAACGCAGGCAAG GGCCGCGAGGCGATGGAGTGGGTGATCCGAAGGCTGAACGCAGAGATCGAGGAGCTGGCGGCCACAGCCAGGGGAACGATACGAACGCCCATGGCCGCCGCAGTCACAGAGAAATGA
- the aurka gene encoding aurora kinase A, whose product MDAAEIKAKMSNDIKPQRPEQKPSIEGPKRVPVSQTSCKPVWTPKPTQRVLGVSNGPQRIPKPPGQQQKPATQGQTPKTMNQPKTVNHGNQNVNPVHQAQPKPCSYPKNNHAPQNIPTLPQSQPKVHPAPQHTPAQGQPKLNPAPQQKQLQGQAKTSQAPHPTPTQGQPKTDLEGPKSTGPSKPGKKRWSLENFDIGRPLGKGKFGNVYLARERQSMFILALKVLFKKQLEKAGVEHQLRREVEIQSHLRHPNILRLYGYFHDAARVYLILEFAPKGELYGELQRCGRFDEARSATYIMELTDALNYCHSKKVIHRDIKPENLLLGSNGELKIADFGWSVHTPSSRRSTLCGTLDYLPPEMIEGRTHDEKVDLWSLGVLCYEFLVGRPPFETKSHEETYRKISRVEFTFPDHVTAGGRDLIGRLLKHNPLHRLPIQEVLTHPWVVQNSTKTPTNS is encoded by the exons ATGGATGCTGCTGAAATTAAAGCCAAGATGTCAAATGATATTAAGCCTCAACGGCCTGAACAGAAG CCGAGCATCGAAGGTCCAAAACGAGTTCCGGTGTCCCAGACGAGCTGCAAGCCAGTGTGGACTCCAAAGCCAACCCAACGCGTGCTGGGGGTGTCGAACGGGCCCCAGCGCATCCCGAAGCCCCCAGGCCAACAACAGAAGCCTGCAACGCAAGGCCAGACGCCCAAAACcatgaaccagcccaaaactgTGAACCATGGCAACCAGAACGTCAACCCTGTCCACCAGGCCCAACCCAAGCCCTGTAGCTACCCCAAGAACAACCATGCACCTCAAAACATTCCCACTCTGCCCCAGAGCCAACCCAAGGtgcaccctgccccccagcacacaccagcacagggCCAGCCCAAGTTAAACCCTGCTCCACAACAAAAGCAGCTCCAGGGTCAGGCTAAGACCAGCCAGGCCCCTCATCCAACACCCACACAGGGCCAGCCCAAGACGGATTTAGAGGGTCCCAAATCGACGGGTCCATCTAAACCTGGAAA GAAGCGCTGGAGCCTGGAGAACTTTGACATCGGCCGTCCGCTGGGGAAGGGCAAGTTTGGTAACGTGTACCTGGCCAGGGAGCGGCAGTCTATGTTCATCCTGGCCCTGAAGGTGCTGTTCAAGAAGCAGCTGGAGAAGGCAGGGGTGGAGCACCAGCtgcggagggaggtggagatccAGTctcacctcag ACACCCCAACATCCTGCGTCTGTACGGATACTTCCACGACGCGGCGCGCGTCTACCTCATCCTGGAGTTCGCCCCCAAGGGGGAGCTGTACGGCGAGCTGCAGCGATGCGGCCGCTTCGACGAGGCCCGCAGCGCCACG taCATCATGGAGCTTACAGATGCTCTGAACTACTGCCACTCTAAGAAGGTGATCCACCGGGACATCAAGCCAGAGAACCTGCTGCTGGGTTCCAACGGGGAGCTGAAGATCGCAGACTTCGGCTGGTctgtccacacaccctcctccag gaggtCGACCCTTTGCGGCACGCTGGACTACCTCCCTCCAGAGATGATCGAGGGCCGCACCCACGACGAGAAGGTGGACCTGTGGAGTCTGGGCGTGCTCTGCTACGAGTTCCTAGTGGGACGGCCCCCCTTCGAAACCAAGAGTCACGAGGAGACCTACCGCAAGATCTCCAGG GTGGAGTTCACGTTCCCTGATCATGTGACCGCTGGAGGCCGCGACCTGATTGGCAGGCTGCTGAAACACAACCCCCTCCATCGCCTCCCCATCCAGGAAGTCCTCACTCACCCCTGGGTGGTGCAGAACTCCACCAAGACCCCCACCAACTCATGA